The following proteins are co-located in the Paludisphaera rhizosphaerae genome:
- a CDS encoding alpha/beta hydrolase family protein, protein MAAIAKPSRRRRSAAWLAAGLAAALIASPAARAQAVKDEPKAKADAKPAAKKAARYEVPPTYANVHYGDHERQVLDFFKADSPTPTPLVVNIHGGGWVAGDKVGVGGLKRYLANGISVASINYRYIKQAEEQGLKPPVKGPLEDAARAIQFLRSKAGEWNIDKTKIAATGGSAGACSSLWLAFHDDMAKPDSPDPVARESTRLFTAAVSGAQTSLEPKQLREWIPNMRYGGHAFGFSGPGGNGRDSQFQKFYDHRDEVADWIKEYSPIAHVTRDDPPIFMIYPAQDKPPVKGEEQKDPTHTALLGLILEEKLKAEGVESRLDYIGRKDPEFPDIPSYLIAKLKPAKP, encoded by the coding sequence GTGGCCGCCATCGCCAAGCCCTCCCGCCGTCGCCGCAGCGCCGCCTGGCTCGCCGCCGGGCTGGCCGCCGCCCTGATCGCAAGCCCCGCTGCCCGCGCCCAGGCCGTCAAGGACGAGCCCAAGGCCAAGGCCGACGCCAAGCCCGCCGCCAAGAAGGCCGCCCGGTATGAGGTCCCGCCGACGTACGCCAACGTCCATTACGGCGACCACGAGCGCCAGGTGCTCGACTTCTTCAAGGCCGACTCGCCGACCCCGACCCCGCTGGTGGTGAACATCCACGGCGGCGGCTGGGTCGCCGGCGACAAGGTGGGCGTGGGGGGCCTGAAGAGGTACCTCGCCAACGGGATCTCGGTCGCCTCGATCAACTACCGGTACATCAAGCAGGCTGAGGAACAAGGGCTCAAGCCGCCGGTGAAGGGTCCTCTGGAAGACGCCGCGCGGGCCATCCAGTTCCTGCGGTCGAAGGCCGGCGAGTGGAACATCGACAAGACGAAGATCGCCGCCACCGGCGGGTCGGCCGGCGCCTGCTCGTCGCTCTGGCTGGCCTTCCACGACGATATGGCCAAGCCCGACAGCCCCGACCCCGTCGCCCGCGAGTCCACCCGGCTGTTCACCGCGGCCGTCAGCGGCGCCCAGACCTCGCTCGAGCCCAAGCAGCTCCGCGAGTGGATCCCCAACATGCGATACGGCGGCCACGCCTTCGGCTTCTCAGGCCCCGGCGGCAACGGCCGCGACAGCCAGTTCCAGAAGTTCTACGACCACCGCGACGAGGTGGCCGATTGGATCAAGGAATACTCGCCCATCGCCCACGTCACCCGCGACGATCCGCCGATCTTTATGATCTACCCCGCCCAGGACAAGCCGCCGGTGAAGGGCGAGGAGCAAAAGGACCCCACCCACACCGCGCTCCTCGGCCTGATCCTCGAGGAGAAGCTCAAGGCCGAAGGCGTCGAGAGCCGCCTGGACTACATCGGCCGCAAGGACCCCGAGTTCCCCGACATCCCCAGCTACCTCATCGCCAAGCTCAAGCCGGCCAAGCCCTGA
- a CDS encoding glycoside hydrolase family 5 protein: MLGTLAVAASLVLLGDSGPVFSRSFDEAKPLEGASASKDGARVEKGAGRSGTSALVVDRPASAGAGSTSVRWSLPVEKLRGTRVRVEAYVKADDVAKPPKSYNGVKVMLHLKGGAGDEWPQAPVDTGSFGWTRVGFTRAVPDDASSVDLTLGLEATTGRVAFDDVTLTILPPRRPAVASASASKPDPRHGPGRLRGVMIGTKVDADDLRDLARKYGANHVRWQLLWGGFPNGPADKATPAEYDRWLDGELDRLARLTPVCRQEGITVLIDVHTPPGGREQGTSVMGMFRKAEHQEHFLKVWEKIAKRFRDDPVVWGYDLVNEPVLGMLPDGLRNWPELALEAARRVRAIDQKKAIIVEPAPWGGPDGLDDFEPLPGIDGVVYSVHMYLPHKFTHQGVHGNPTGLSYPGVIEGKRWDKEDLRRALEPARRFERDYNVPIYIGEFSAIRWAPGSSARDYLRDVIDIMEEYGWDWAYHAYREWPGWSFEHTSNPDDPKPSPTLTDRGALLKSYFARNPRPAAP; encoded by the coding sequence ATGTTGGGAACGTTGGCGGTCGCGGCGTCATTGGTCTTGCTCGGGGATTCGGGGCCCGTCTTCTCCCGGTCGTTCGACGAGGCGAAGCCCCTGGAGGGGGCGTCGGCCTCGAAGGACGGGGCGAGGGTCGAGAAGGGGGCCGGTAGGTCGGGGACCTCGGCGCTGGTGGTTGACCGGCCGGCCTCGGCGGGGGCGGGGTCAACGTCCGTCCGCTGGAGCTTGCCCGTCGAGAAGCTCCGCGGCACCCGGGTGCGGGTCGAGGCTTACGTGAAGGCCGACGACGTGGCCAAGCCGCCGAAGTCGTACAACGGCGTGAAGGTGATGCTCCACCTGAAGGGCGGGGCCGGCGACGAGTGGCCGCAGGCCCCCGTCGATACCGGCAGCTTCGGCTGGACCCGCGTCGGCTTCACCCGGGCCGTCCCGGACGACGCCTCGTCGGTCGACCTGACCCTCGGCCTGGAGGCGACGACCGGGCGCGTGGCCTTCGACGACGTGACCCTGACGATCCTCCCCCCGCGACGCCCGGCTGTAGCCTCGGCGAGCGCCTCCAAGCCCGACCCCCGCCACGGGCCGGGCCGACTTCGGGGCGTGATGATCGGCACGAAGGTCGACGCCGACGACCTCCGCGACCTGGCCCGCAAGTACGGGGCGAACCATGTCCGCTGGCAGCTCCTCTGGGGAGGCTTCCCCAACGGCCCGGCCGACAAGGCGACGCCCGCCGAGTACGACCGCTGGCTCGACGGCGAGCTGGACCGCCTCGCCCGGCTCACCCCCGTCTGCCGGCAGGAGGGGATCACCGTCCTGATCGACGTGCACACTCCTCCCGGCGGCCGCGAACAGGGCACAAGCGTCATGGGGATGTTCCGCAAGGCCGAGCACCAGGAGCACTTCCTGAAGGTCTGGGAGAAGATCGCCAAACGCTTCCGCGACGACCCCGTCGTCTGGGGTTACGACCTCGTCAACGAGCCCGTCTTGGGCATGCTCCCGGACGGCCTCCGCAACTGGCCCGAGCTGGCTCTCGAAGCCGCCAGGCGCGTCCGGGCGATCGACCAGAAGAAGGCGATCATCGTCGAGCCCGCCCCCTGGGGAGGCCCCGACGGCCTCGACGACTTCGAGCCCCTGCCGGGGATCGACGGCGTGGTTTACAGCGTCCACATGTACCTACCCCACAAGTTCACCCACCAGGGGGTTCACGGCAACCCGACGGGGCTGTCTTACCCGGGGGTGATCGAGGGGAAGCGCTGGGATAAGGAGGACCTCCGCCGAGCGTTGGAGCCCGCCCGCCGCTTCGAGCGCGACTACAACGTCCCCATCTACATCGGCGAATTCAGCGCCATCCGCTGGGCCCCCGGCAGCAGCGCCCGCGACTACCTCCGCGACGTCATCGACATCATGGAGGAGTACGGCTGGGACTGGGCCTACCACGCCTACCGCGAATGGCCCGGCTGGAGCTTCGAGCACACCTCCAACCCCGACGACCCCAAACCCAGCCCCACCCTCACCGACCGCGGGGCGCTCCTGAAGTCCTACTTCGCCAGGAACCCCAGGCCCGCGGCTCCCTGA